A region from the Bactrocera dorsalis isolate Fly_Bdor chromosome 1, ASM2337382v1, whole genome shotgun sequence genome encodes:
- the LOC105228358 gene encoding cytoplasmic tRNA 2-thiolation protein 2 gives MCSIGDDDVLDDGISSLMTPQKQMLHYLPKGTCYKCGQDRELYKIHFREAECKNCFLIFVNHKFRATVGSSKALPRNADILLVFDGSAESVVLLDMLQTAQSESNFKRLHCYLKVLFLDDYEAYKDTCGINDYKLYIQQVKDLLLSYDNIKCYVTNLRSGIHQKPFDIKDMNLYLNREMEKEKVFSNDINNIQTSTSRNEFIKLYRKNLIASMATILSCKYAFIPTINISIATDLLSAIALGQGNNVACDVAFKDDRLVNGIKIMRPIKNLTETEVLLYIRARNIKWCDRRDHVINASSSIQRITELFIRNLQKNYSSTVSTIICTGNKITSNNDSYEEFEEKCCLCNSSIVNSETLSAVRYSRYVSERMSSDFDLDINFKKFLNLTQNQDQKVCHSCQNIGRDSDINLIKHYL, from the coding sequence ATGTGTAGCATAGGAGATGACGATGTTCTTGATGATGGCATCAGCAGCCTCATGACACCACAAAAACAAATGTTACACTATTTGCCAAAAGGAACTTGTTATAAATGCGGTCAAGACAGAGAATTGTATAAGATACATTTTCGCGAAGCGGAATGTAAgaattgttttctcattttTGTGAACCATAAATTCCGAGCAACAGTTGGATCTTCTAAAGCTCTTCCAAGAAATGCGGATATTCTTTTAGTGTTTGATGGAAGTGCTGAGTCTGTAGTCTTGCTAGATATGTTACAAACGGCGCAATCGGAATCAAATTTTAAGAGACTACATTGCTACCTCAAAGTTCTATTTCTTGACGATTACGAAGCCTACAAAGACACTTGTGGAATAAATGAttataaattgtatatacagCAAGTAAAAGATCTTTTATTAAGCTatgataatataaaatgttatgTTACTAATTTAAGATCTGGCATACATCAAAAGCCATTTGATATTAAAGATATGAACCTATATTTGAACAGAGaaatggaaaaagaaaaagtattttccaACGACATCAATAACATTCAAACGTCAACAAGTCGTAacgaatttataaaactttatcGAAAGAACTTGATAGCTTCTATGGCTACGATCTTAAGTTGCAAATACGCTTTTATACCtacaataaatataagtatagcTACCGATCTGCTCTCAGCCATTGCACTTGGACAGGGAAATAACGTCGCATGTGATGTTGCCTTCAAAGATGATCGTTTGGTCAATGGGATCAAAATCATGCGTCCAATTAAAAATCTAACTGAAACAGAGGTCTTACTCTATATACGTGCACGAAATATAAAATGGTGTGATAGACGAGATCATGTTATAAATGCTTCAAGCAGTATACAACGAATAACTGAGTTATTTATACGTAATCTACAAAAAAACTACAGCTCCACCGTTTCAACTATCATTTGTACAGGAAATAAAATCACCTCAAACAATGACAGTTATGAAGAATTTGAggaaaaatgttgtttgtgtAATTCTTCAATAGTTAACTCTGAAACTCTTTCAGCTGTTAGGTATTCTCGATATGTTTCTGAAAGAATGTCAAGCGATTTTGATTTAgacataaacttcaaaaaatttttgaacttaacCCAAAACCAAGATCAAAAAGTATGCCACAGTTGTCAAAATATAGGACGGGATAgcgatattaatttaataaagcattatttataa